The sequence TCGCACGATCCATGAAGCCAGGCAGCATCCTCACTGATGTCGGCAGCACCAAAGAGGCGATCGTGCATGCGCTGGAGCGCGCGCGGCGCCGCGGCGTGGCGTTTGTCGGAGCACACCCCCTGGCCGGCTCCGAGCGGCGCGGGATTCGGGCGGTTCAAAAGAATCTTTACGATGGCTCACTGTGCATTGTGACCACAACCCGACGCACGAATCGAGCCGCGTTAGCTCGTGTCCGGCGGTTCTGGGCCGCGATCGCCGATCGAGTGATCATGATGGATCCCGCGCGCCACGATCAGCTGCTGGCCGAAGTCAGTCACGTGCCGCATGTGATGGCCTTCTGCCTCATGGCCGCCACCGAGCCCAAGGCCTTAGCCATCGCGCCTCGCAGTTTTCTCGACGGCACGCGCGTCGCCAAAAGCGATCCGGCTTTGTGGGAGGCGATCTTTTTGACGAACCGCGGCCAGATCACCGCGGCCATGCGGCGATTCGAGCGGACGTGGCAGCAGCTGCGCAAGCACCTCGCCTGGAGCGATCGTCCGGCCCTGCGCCGATTGCTGCGCGCAGCAAAAGCCAAACGTGATGCCCTTGACTAGGCCACTGGTGGTGACCATCGACGGTCCGGCCGGCGTGGGGAAGAGCACGGTGGCAAGATTGCTAGCCAAGCGGCTGGGGTTGCTCTATTTGGATACCGGTGCGACCTACCGATCGCTGGCCTACGCGGCCCTGCATGCCGATTTGAATCCCATCACGGACGCCAAGCAGGTCGCACGGTTGGCTAAGGCCCTTCCGCTTCGGCTGCGGCAAGATCCTGACGTCGGCTTGCGCGTCTTCTTGCGCGGGCACGACATCACCACGAAGATCCGGACGGAAGAAGTGACCGAGGCCGCCGCCCAAGTCTCCCAGGAGCCGGCGGTCCGTTCCGCCATGGTGGCGTTGCAGCGTCGGCTCGCGAACCACCAAGGCATGGTTGTTGAAGGCCGCGATACCGGCTCGGTGGTGTTTCCTCAGGCACCGCACAAGTTTTTCCTCAACGCGGATCCGGCCGTCCGGGCTCGGCGGCGCCAATCAGAGCTGGCCCGTCTCTACGGGACCAAGCCGCCCATGATCCAAGTGAAGGAGCAGCTGCATTTCCGCGATCATCTGGATCGCAATCGCCGCGTGGGCCCGCTCGTGAAGCCGCGGGGGGCCGTGACGATCGATACGACCCGCCTGACGATTGCCCAAGTGATCCGGGCAATGCTCCGGCATATCGCGCATCCCCGCGCATGACGGTCGCACAGGCCGTCCCGTATCAGCTCAGCCGGCTCCTGCTGTGGCTGGTGTTTCGCGGCGCCTACGGCCTGTCCGTCCGCGGGCAGCGCCATGTGCCGAGGCGTGGTCCGTGCATCCTCGCCGGCAATCATGTCAGCTATCTCGATCCGCCGCTGCTGGGGGTGGCGTGCCCGCGCCCCATCGATTTTATGGCGCGCTCCAGCCTCTTTGCGAAGCCGTTGTTGGGCGCGTATCTGCGCTCCATTGGGGCGGTGCCGTTGCGGCGCGGGGAAGCGGATCTGGGCGCGCTGCGCGCGGCCATCGTCAAGCTCCGCCGAGGAGGCGTCGTGGCGATCTTTCCGGAAGGCACTCGCCAGCTCTCAGGCCGGTTAGGCCAGGCCAAGCGCGGTGTTGGCCTGCTGGCCATGGCGGCGAAAGCCCCGATTGTTCCGGCGGTGGTGCAGGGCACCTTTGAGGCGATGGGGCCGACGGGGCCGCTGCGCCTGCGACGCTCAAAAATTTCCGTTGCGTTCGGCCCGCCGATCCCCTATACTCTTGGGTCTACGGTTTCCGGGGCCTCTCGCAATGCCCACCAACAGCTTGCGGAGGCCGTGACAACGGCGTGGCGCCAACTGGCCGCCCAGTTGAGCAGCCCAACAACCCTCAAGACGAGATGATGACCGAGGAAACAACCGAAACGCTCTCCGATCTCTACGCGCAGAGCATGCGCTCCATCGCCGAAGGGCAGATCGTCAAGGGCCGCATCATCGCGGTCAACCCTGCGGACGTGGTGGTGGACATCGGCTTTAAGTCCGAAGGCTCGATCAACCGGCTCGAGTTCTCCGATCCCCAGAGCCTGAAAGTCGGCGATGAGGTCGAAGTGCTAGTGGAGAAGATCGAGGATGAGCAGGGCATGGTCATCCTCTCCAAGCACAAGGCCGACCGGCAGAAGGGCTGGGAGCGGATCGTCAACAACTGCAAGGAAGGCGACATCATCGACGGCCGGCCCCTCCGTAAGGTCAAAGGCGGGCTCATGGTGGATATCGGCATCGAGGCGTTCATGCCGGCCTCCCTCGCCTCCCTGAAAGGCTACGCGAATCTGGATTCCCTCGTCGGCCAGGGCCTGAAGTTCATCATCATCAAGATCAGCCGCTCCCGCAAAAACATCGTCGTGTCCCACCGCGATTACCTCCTCAAAGAGAAAACGCAGATCCGCCAGAAGCTCATCGAGTCGCTGACCGTCAGCGAACGCCGCGCCGGCACCGTGAAGAACCTGACCGATTTCGGCGCGTTCATCGATTTGGGCGGCATCGACGGCCTGCTGCACATCGGCGACATTTCCTGGGGGCGCATCGGCCACCCCTCCGAGGTCCTTTCGGTCGGCCAGAAGCTGGACGTGATCGTGCTGGCCATTGACCGGCAGGCCAACAAGGTGTCCTTGGGGCTGAAGCAGCTCTTTCCGAGCCCCTGGCAGCACGCCGAGGAAAAATATCCCGTCAATACGAAAATCAAGGGGAAAGTGGTAAACCTCGTGCCCTACGGCGCCTTCGTTGAGGTGGAGCCAGGCATCGAAGGCCTCGTGCACATCTCGGAGCTGTCCTGGTCCAAGCGCGTCAATCATCCCTCCGAGCTGTTGCAGGTGGGGCAGGAAATCGAAGCGGTGGTGCTGGCGGTTGACGCCAAGAACCAGCGGCTCTCGCTGGGGATGCGCCAGGCCGCCGGCGATCCGTGGCAGACCGCGGCCGAGAAATACAAGCCGCAGGCCGTGGTCATGGGCCGGGTGCGGCAGCTC is a genomic window of Candidatus Omnitrophota bacterium containing:
- a CDS encoding prephenate dehydrogenase → MGGSLGMAIRKKRLAHEVVGWSRKPATLRQAKASGAVTWGTTDLRKAVADADLVVLATPVDVMLPLGPRIARSMKPGSILTDVGSTKEAIVHALERARRRGVAFVGAHPLAGSERRGIRAVQKNLYDGSLCIVTTTRRTNRAALARVRRFWAAIADRVIMMDPARHDQLLAEVSHVPHVMAFCLMAATEPKALAIAPRSFLDGTRVAKSDPALWEAIFLTNRGQITAAMRRFERTWQQLRKHLAWSDRPALRRLLRAAKAKRDALD
- a CDS encoding 1-acyl-sn-glycerol-3-phosphate acyltransferase, which encodes MTVAQAVPYQLSRLLLWLVFRGAYGLSVRGQRHVPRRGPCILAGNHVSYLDPPLLGVACPRPIDFMARSSLFAKPLLGAYLRSIGAVPLRRGEADLGALRAAIVKLRRGGVVAIFPEGTRQLSGRLGQAKRGVGLLAMAAKAPIVPAVVQGTFEAMGPTGPLRLRRSKISVAFGPPIPYTLGSTVSGASRNAHQQLAEAVTTAWRQLAAQLSSPTTLKTR
- a CDS encoding (d)CMP kinase; amino-acid sequence: MTRPLVVTIDGPAGVGKSTVARLLAKRLGLLYLDTGATYRSLAYAALHADLNPITDAKQVARLAKALPLRLRQDPDVGLRVFLRGHDITTKIRTEEVTEAAAQVSQEPAVRSAMVALQRRLANHQGMVVEGRDTGSVVFPQAPHKFFLNADPAVRARRRQSELARLYGTKPPMIQVKEQLHFRDHLDRNRRVGPLVKPRGAVTIDTTRLTIAQVIRAMLRHIAHPRA
- a CDS encoding 30S ribosomal protein S1, whose product is MMTEETTETLSDLYAQSMRSIAEGQIVKGRIIAVNPADVVVDIGFKSEGSINRLEFSDPQSLKVGDEVEVLVEKIEDEQGMVILSKHKADRQKGWERIVNNCKEGDIIDGRPLRKVKGGLMVDIGIEAFMPASLASLKGYANLDSLVGQGLKFIIIKISRSRKNIVVSHRDYLLKEKTQIRQKLIESLTVSERRAGTVKNLTDFGAFIDLGGIDGLLHIGDISWGRIGHPSEVLSVGQKLDVIVLAIDRQANKVSLGLKQLFPSPWQHAEEKYPVNTKIKGKVVNLVPYGAFVEVEPGIEGLVHISELSWSKRVNHPSELLQVGQEIEAVVLAVDAKNQRLSLGMRQAAGDPWQTAAEKYKPQAVVMGRVRQLTDYGAFIELEDGLEGMLHNEDISWTRKINHPSEVLKKGKMVEVMVVTCEPDNHRITLGMKQMMSDPWPQLIQQFQLGSSVEGTVTKVAGFGLFVEIAKDVEGLMHLSELELGQNEKVEERYKVGT